TCACGCTCGAATTTTGTCGCTTGTGGGATGCCAGTGTTAAAATAACGCCTCGTCAGCAAAATCTGTGGGTGAACTCATTGGGTTCGGGGAGCTTTCCTAACGTGTGATACAGCACAGTTTCCATCGCTTCGTAGGTGCGAAAGCCGTAGGACCGTCTGGTCACCACTCGGATCTTGTTGTTCAGGCCCTCGACGGTGGCCGCGGAGATCTCTTCCTTGGCGCGGAACCAGTTCAGGATCAGTTCCTCGTGAGAGCGAAGAGTTCGAGCGCCCTTCTTCATGGGTTCAATCCGACTGCGCACCGCGCGCCAAGTCCAAAACTGGAGAAACTCACCGGCACAGCGCAGCGACTTATAGGTCCAAAAGTGTTCGAAGAGGTCCTTGAGTGCCCAGGCACGCACCGTAACCAGCTTCGTGCTGAGCAATCGTCCCAACTCGCGCTTGGCCTTGCCACGCACACGACTGGTGCGCCGCAGCAATTTCCAGCGCATGTTCTTGAGCCGCTCGGGCTCCACCCGGCCCGCGGCCCGCAACTGTGCGCTTTCGGCTCGACGGACCTGGTCCAGCGCCTGGTTCAATTGCGAGGTGATGTGGAAACGGTCCAGCACGTGCAGCGCCTGGTTAGCTTGAGCAGCGATGACGCCCAGATAGGGCCGCCACATATCGCTGCACACAAAGCAAAGTCCTTTCACAACTTCGGTGCCCAGGGCCTTCAAGCCCCGGCGCAACGTGGCCTGGGTGCGGCGCTTGCCCACCCACAGCAAACGGCGGCAGTGGCGGTCAATCTGGTAGATCACCGTCAGGAAATTGTCCGCCCGCGTGCTCTTGCCCCAGTGAATCTCGTCCACACCGATGGCTTGAACAGCTTGAAGTTGCCGATGCGCCAGACCCTATTGCACAAACCACTCGACCGAGCGATACACGCATTCCCAACTGGTGTGGAAGGCGCGCGCCGGACATATTGAAGGATAGGTGTATTTGCCGAATTTGCCTCCCTGGGCCAATAAGGTAGTGGGCAAACGTGTCTGCATAATCTCAGGGACATTAGCGGTCATTTCGGCGATTTCAATGCTCGTATGGGCTTCGACCCACCTGAAATGGCATCTTGTTTCGTTGGGGTGGGCGGTAGGTCTAGTACTTTCTGGTCCTCTTCAGCGACGTGTTACCTTTGAAACAATGATCCTTTGCGGCCCGCCAATGCTCGTGTTTTTGAGCGTCGCTCTTTGGGTTTTTGACATTTGGCGTTGACATTGATCGCCTGTCCTGCTTCGCATTCCATCCATGGCACGAGCACTGCGCAATGCCGGCAGCCTCAATGCACCACCGGCCCCACCGGCACAAGACCTACTAAAGCTACAACGGCTTTGGCCAGCCCACCCTCATTTGGGGCGATGTGCCATATCCCCAGAAAATGGAATATAACGTTTATGGGGACTTGATCACCCTGACCACCTACCGCGGGGGGGAGCGGGTGGACCGGGTCGTCCTGGCCTTCTGACACAGCCCAACAGCCGACGTTACGCATTGGTCCTATGATGAGGCCACCGGCCTGCTGACCAACAAAACCGACGCTGCTGCTCAGGCGGTTAAGTTCGATTATTACGATAACCACACGCTTAAAAGCCGCATCTGGGCTCGCGGAGTGGCGAGCACCAACCTCTACACCTGCAACGGCGACCTGGTCGGAATCGCATATTCCGACGGCACCAGCGTGCTTTTTACAAATGATGTTCAATTGTACCTGAACCGGCTGGGCAAACCCGCCATCGTCATGGACAACTCGGGCGACAGCGTCCTGACCTACGATTATGCCGGGCGCATGGTTTCGACAGCCTACACAAACGGTTTGCTCGCGGGCATCACGGTCACCAATCACATCAACCCGGTTTATGGACGCGACCTGCTCTAGGTCCTCTCACGCCACGCCACGCCCTCGACCATTTATTCCGCCGCCTATGGTTACGATTCTTATGGGCGGATGGGCAGCGTCTCCTCGGGCGTTTATTCCGCCATTTACGGCGACGTTGCAGACGGGCGTAGGCGGGAATCTGGGTGTGCGGATCGGCGTGCATTCGGTGGA
This genomic stretch from Verrucomicrobiia bacterium harbors:
- a CDS encoding transposase codes for the protein MDEIHWGKSTRADNFLTVIYQIDRHCRRLLWVGKRRTQATLRRGLKALGTEVVKGLCFVCSDMWRPYLGVIAAQANQALHVLDRFHITSQLNQALDQVRRAESAQLRAAGRVEPERLKNMRWKLLRRTSRVRGKAKRELGRLLSTKLVTVRAWALKDLFEHFWTYKSLRCAGEFLQFWTWRAVRSRIEPMKKGARTLRSHEELILNWFRAKEEISAATVEGLNNKIRVVTRRSYGFRTYEAMETVLYHTLGKLPEPNEFTHRFC